From Actinoplanes oblitus, a single genomic window includes:
- a CDS encoding PadR family transcriptional regulator, producing the protein MMPKPWLHGFLDLCLLAMLRERADYGYGLAQRLAAAGVADVPGGTLYPALLRLEEQGLALPSWAPSESGPRRKYYEITPAGTAFLATRGAQWSRFRDGVDALLSAAREAR; encoded by the coding sequence ATGATGCCCAAGCCGTGGTTGCACGGCTTCCTCGACCTGTGCCTGCTCGCCATGCTGCGCGAGCGCGCCGACTACGGTTACGGTCTGGCTCAGCGCCTGGCCGCGGCCGGGGTCGCCGACGTTCCCGGCGGCACCCTCTATCCTGCGCTGCTCCGGCTCGAGGAGCAGGGACTCGCGCTTCCCAGCTGGGCGCCCTCCGAGTCCGGCCCCCGCCGCAAGTACTACGAGATCACTCCGGCCGGCACCGCGTTCCTCGCCACGCGGGGAGCCCAGTGGTCGCGCTTCCGCGACGGGGTCGACGCCCTGCTGAGCGCCGCCCGGGAGGCCCGATGA
- a CDS encoding SigE family RNA polymerase sigma factor, which produces MGVTFEQFAMARLPSLLRYAVVLTGDRHLAQDVVQEVLARAHVRWRRISEADSPEAYVRRMVLNEYLSWRRSWSVRNLHLAGERLVEIDDARGAVHDHADRIAETDALWHRLATLGRKQRAVLVLRYYEQLDDESIADLLNCSPATVRSQASKALKTLRLESEREILISAEEKS; this is translated from the coding sequence ATGGGTGTGACCTTCGAGCAATTCGCGATGGCCCGACTGCCCAGCCTGCTGCGCTACGCGGTCGTCCTCACCGGCGACCGGCACTTGGCGCAGGATGTCGTGCAGGAGGTGCTGGCCCGGGCCCATGTCCGGTGGCGGCGGATCAGCGAGGCGGACTCTCCGGAGGCGTACGTCCGGCGGATGGTGCTCAACGAGTACCTCTCCTGGCGCCGCTCCTGGTCGGTGCGCAACCTGCATCTCGCCGGCGAGCGCCTGGTCGAGATCGACGACGCCCGCGGTGCGGTCCACGACCACGCCGACCGGATCGCCGAAACCGACGCGCTGTGGCACCGCCTGGCAACACTCGGGCGCAAGCAACGAGCCGTGCTCGTACTCCGCTACTACGAGCAACTCGACGACGAATCCATCGCGGATCTGCTCAACTGCTCCCCGGCAACGGTGCGCAGCCAGGCCTCGAAGGCGCTGAAAACGCTCCGGCTCGAGTCGGAGCGAGAGATCCTGATTTCCGCCGAGGAGAAGTCGTGA